One window from the genome of Candidatus Didemnitutus sp. encodes:
- a CDS encoding TonB-dependent receptor, whose product MSIQIVSRTPFVRLLRDATSLFVLLATGLVALAADTGRVAGTVVSKSTGNVLQGAQVTVQGRTGYSDESGHFVIYDVPTGNAQVVASYSGFKDLTQDIIVASGNQSDLTLTLETADIVQLEPFTVQTVKEGQALSVTQQRNASNVKNVVALDEWGVLPTQNIGELFSRLPGISFTIDEDNLINNVSVRGMPSSYTRLNVDGLPTTGVGGDGRSATLHSFSAANYEQIEVIAGQTPDKRADSLGGQLNLKTRSPLAMTEKRRVTYSASARLSAPWADRSEQRKKHPIQPVTSFSYQERFDVFGGTNNLGISINASYSEIVNMIVYDSFFYQATTDPTVTPAFNDYTTQAGQNTRFITGMNIRADYRVSPRTTFSLRFLYNAGSEPYYDRVKIDPLGNTTVGTTGTASVLPGFTENRTELRQTGTAGATRMDLDMWRFGFYSKNPTGTFVGEHDLGALKVDYALRWSNTRWHSAAGRDRLGGQLTMRADNIGFILDKSDLNGQVFTQTAGKSVFDPASYTSNIVFTKRDTVTRTNEVTGSVNASYTLPTALPIVIKTGADSVNRRVNNFQVNPRRWNRNVDPTPAPGSLTGAQIPLSGYPLMELTPFEIKNGNGLRIPVFDPVAVSKDLGDTTKWTEDLVYAAQQPYVNRRIMEEGVDSGYIQGTMKWGKLTVLGGTRYEAAQVNTFNYIKRFSTSTAVEPDPVKRAAIDYQGHYTKGTYNNLFPSIHFAYDITPNLKARASWSTSYGRPTLAQLVPSISFSDANQTVTAGNPALKPQYAKNIDLKLEYYPKTGGVISFGVFQKKITDYIINRTLADKIGSGPDNGFEGNFEGYTLTAPVNAGNADLQGWEFDYRQRFTFLPGLLKGLGFSANYTWLRTTGNFGAATEIAPNDVPGFIPETGNVRLTYNYKNLGLSAGASYTGEHISGAGTEPVSPLTPSPARLYRTSLTTYNVGATYRLNPNMTLFIDLNNITQDGPVAYRSIPSRMRLVYLSDVTVNFGISGQF is encoded by the coding sequence ATGAGCATCCAGATCGTGAGTCGCACTCCGTTCGTCCGGCTGTTGCGCGACGCAACCAGCCTTTTCGTCCTCCTCGCCACGGGCCTCGTCGCCCTCGCCGCCGACACCGGCCGCGTCGCCGGCACCGTCGTCAGTAAAAGCACAGGCAACGTCCTCCAGGGCGCACAAGTTACCGTGCAGGGCCGCACCGGTTACTCCGATGAGAGCGGTCATTTCGTCATTTACGATGTGCCGACGGGCAACGCGCAAGTCGTCGCGAGCTACTCGGGCTTCAAGGACCTGACCCAAGACATCATCGTCGCCTCCGGCAATCAATCCGACCTCACCCTCACGCTGGAAACCGCGGATATCGTGCAGCTCGAACCTTTCACGGTGCAAACCGTCAAGGAAGGCCAGGCGCTCTCCGTCACGCAGCAGCGCAACGCCTCGAACGTGAAAAACGTCGTCGCGCTCGACGAGTGGGGCGTTCTGCCGACGCAGAACATCGGCGAACTTTTCTCCCGCCTGCCCGGTATCTCGTTCACCATCGACGAGGATAACCTGATCAACAACGTCAGTGTGCGCGGCATGCCCTCGAGCTATACCCGCCTCAATGTCGACGGCCTGCCGACCACCGGCGTCGGCGGCGACGGCCGCAGCGCCACGCTGCACTCCTTCTCCGCGGCGAACTACGAGCAGATCGAAGTCATCGCCGGCCAGACGCCCGACAAACGCGCCGATTCGCTCGGCGGCCAGCTCAACCTCAAGACCCGTTCGCCACTCGCGATGACGGAAAAGCGTCGCGTCACCTACAGCGCCAGCGCCCGCCTCTCGGCGCCGTGGGCCGATCGCAGCGAGCAGCGCAAAAAACACCCGATCCAGCCTGTCACCAGCTTCTCTTATCAGGAGCGGTTCGATGTCTTTGGCGGCACCAACAACCTCGGCATCTCGATCAACGCTTCCTACTCCGAGATCGTGAACATGATCGTTTACGACAGCTTCTTCTACCAAGCCACGACTGACCCGACGGTCACGCCGGCGTTCAACGACTACACGACGCAAGCCGGTCAAAACACACGCTTCATTACCGGCATGAACATTCGTGCCGACTACCGCGTCTCACCGCGCACGACGTTCTCGCTGCGCTTCCTCTACAACGCCGGCTCCGAGCCCTACTACGACCGCGTGAAGATCGATCCGCTCGGCAATACGACCGTCGGCACCACTGGCACCGCTTCGGTCCTGCCCGGCTTCACGGAAAATCGCACCGAACTCCGCCAGACCGGCACCGCGGGCGCCACCCGCATGGACCTCGATATGTGGCGCTTCGGTTTCTACAGCAAGAACCCCACCGGCACCTTCGTCGGCGAGCACGATCTCGGCGCGCTGAAGGTCGACTACGCGCTGCGTTGGAGCAACACGCGCTGGCACTCCGCCGCCGGTCGCGATCGTCTCGGCGGCCAGCTCACAATGCGCGCCGACAATATCGGATTCATCCTCGATAAATCCGACCTCAACGGCCAAGTCTTCACCCAGACCGCCGGCAAGAGCGTGTTCGATCCCGCCAGCTACACCTCGAACATCGTCTTCACCAAGCGCGACACTGTCACCCGCACCAACGAGGTCACCGGTTCAGTCAACGCCTCCTACACCCTGCCGACCGCGCTGCCGATCGTGATCAAAACCGGCGCCGACAGCGTCAACCGCCGCGTCAACAACTTCCAAGTCAACCCGCGCCGCTGGAATCGCAATGTCGACCCCACCCCGGCCCCCGGCTCCCTCACTGGCGCGCAGATCCCGCTCTCGGGTTATCCCCTGATGGAACTGACGCCCTTTGAAATCAAAAACGGCAACGGCCTGCGCATCCCGGTCTTCGATCCCGTCGCAGTCAGCAAGGATCTCGGCGACACCACCAAGTGGACCGAGGACCTCGTCTACGCGGCCCAGCAACCCTACGTCAACCGCCGCATCATGGAGGAAGGCGTCGATTCCGGATATATCCAAGGCACGATGAAATGGGGCAAGCTCACCGTCCTCGGCGGCACCCGCTACGAAGCCGCGCAGGTGAACACGTTCAACTACATCAAGCGCTTTTCGACCTCCACGGCGGTCGAACCCGATCCGGTCAAGCGCGCGGCCATCGACTATCAGGGTCACTACACGAAGGGCACCTACAACAACCTCTTCCCGAGCATCCACTTCGCCTACGATATCACGCCGAACCTGAAGGCCCGCGCCAGCTGGTCCACCAGCTACGGCCGCCCGACGCTCGCGCAACTGGTGCCGTCCATCAGCTTCAGCGACGCGAACCAGACCGTCACCGCCGGCAATCCCGCCCTGAAGCCCCAATACGCGAAGAACATCGACCTGAAGCTCGAGTATTACCCGAAGACCGGCGGCGTCATCTCCTTCGGCGTCTTCCAAAAGAAGATCACCGACTACATCATCAACCGCACCCTCGCGGACAAGATCGGCTCCGGCCCGGACAACGGCTTCGAAGGCAACTTCGAGGGCTACACGCTCACCGCTCCGGTGAACGCCGGCAATGCCGACCTGCAAGGTTGGGAATTCGACTATCGCCAGCGCTTCACGTTCCTGCCCGGCCTGCTCAAGGGTCTCGGCTTCTCGGCCAACTACACCTGGCTGCGCACCACTGGCAACTTCGGCGCCGCCACCGAAATCGCACCGAACGACGTCCCCGGTTTCATTCCCGAGACCGGCAACGTGCGCCTCACCTACAACTACAAGAACCTCGGTCTGTCCGCCGGCGCGAGCTACACGGGCGAGCACATCAGCGGCGCCGGCACCGAACCGGTCTCGCCGCTCACTCCGTCTCCTGCGCGCCTCTACCGCACCAGCCTTACCACCTACAATGTGGGTGCGACCTATCGGCTGAATCCCAACATGACCTTGTTCATCGATCTCAACAACATCACGCAGGACGGCCCGGTCGCCTACCGCTCCATCCCGTCGCGCATGCGCTTGGTCTACCTGTCCGACGTCACAGTGAACTTCGGCATCAGCGGCCAGTTCTGA
- a CDS encoding TonB-dependent receptor, which produces MNARYSWSRRLLLAALAATSTASLAVAQSAPAPLEDKKADEAVKLEKFIVTGSSIKRPADEGALPISVFSKLDLEQEGIASAEQLIMNLNINGNGLDNLASNADVVAGAARGNNGATSANLRGQGSNATLILLNGRRVASHGLNGGVVDLNSIPFAAIERVEVLKDGASAVYGTDAIGGVINFITKSDFRGLVANASSDITEAGGGNIFRYSLVGGWGSLNKDGWNIMASLSLADHKMLRGDQRDFVNTFQPARGISPDTRGAPIATIFPISTLYTIISRDNLNNTGRSTGPIDPAGTIALSGGINILDLPTNTAGYAGYDGMGPYEELLWNVPSAKYASAWDTGRAAALQQPVKNTNFVSRGSYKIGEHTLTAEAVIGRSDSTKSFSPNQITSGTSSSATSISLPFLNLAYPSTGADYNRVYQALTAFFPTSVINYGQPIAFRWRAMPLGNREIRTISDTRRFLVGMEGPLPFFHDWEYRTGLAQAQSQSKSKLISGYFYAYPFAALINTGVVSPFSLTQTPEAQAALDKTRADGVQLYGGKFTNTTWDLTTSGPLWKLPAGEIQAAVGLDYRKEEYKFNGASTAYATPTDVQNYVFNAPFDNALATAGTLSRTVKAVFAELQVPIIKGVDLNVAGRRDDYTGFGSTTNPKVTLRISPTDKILIRGSYSTGFRVPTFKQQFDPSFESAYSGADLVDPTNGQPIPANSVNIISGGKPDLQPEEADMVSYGVVISPLKNITIGADWWSVNRDGTIQTLASAATLLANYQLFPDRITRVNGTITKLDMRPLNAGSTETSGIEYTGRGEFDLFGGKIVGDVNVSQLLKKRSKLIASAPWGNSEVGRFTRSSDIGLKWKYTAAVSYRKGKWTARLSQLYRAGYMDYVPPGIANGAYLAKATEYNPKVGEYITYNASLTYRWSKDITIIAGIKNLLNEDPPFSIAYDTNTGAGSSWEPRVADPRGRSFTLSVEYKLF; this is translated from the coding sequence ATGAACGCACGTTACTCCTGGAGTCGTCGTCTCCTGTTGGCGGCCTTGGCCGCGACATCGACGGCCTCCCTCGCGGTGGCCCAATCCGCTCCCGCTCCGCTCGAAGACAAGAAAGCCGACGAAGCCGTTAAGCTCGAGAAATTCATCGTCACCGGCTCCTCCATCAAGCGCCCCGCCGACGAAGGCGCGCTGCCCATCTCCGTGTTCTCCAAGCTCGACCTCGAGCAGGAAGGCATCGCGAGCGCCGAGCAGCTGATCATGAACCTCAACATCAACGGCAACGGCCTCGACAACCTCGCGTCGAACGCCGACGTCGTCGCCGGCGCCGCCCGCGGCAACAACGGCGCCACCTCCGCCAACCTTCGCGGCCAAGGCTCGAACGCCACCCTCATCCTCCTCAACGGCCGCCGCGTCGCTTCGCACGGCCTCAACGGCGGCGTGGTCGACCTGAACTCCATCCCCTTCGCCGCCATCGAGCGCGTCGAAGTCCTCAAGGACGGTGCCTCCGCCGTCTACGGCACCGATGCCATCGGCGGCGTCATCAACTTCATCACGAAGTCCGACTTCCGTGGCCTCGTCGCCAACGCCTCCTCCGACATCACCGAGGCCGGCGGCGGCAACATCTTCCGCTACTCCCTCGTCGGCGGCTGGGGCAGCCTGAACAAGGACGGTTGGAACATCATGGCCTCCCTCTCGCTCGCCGACCACAAGATGCTCCGCGGCGACCAGCGCGACTTCGTCAACACCTTCCAGCCCGCGCGCGGCATCTCGCCCGACACCCGCGGCGCTCCGATCGCGACGATCTTCCCGATCTCCACCCTCTACACCATCATCAGCCGCGACAATCTGAACAACACCGGTCGCAGCACCGGCCCCATCGATCCCGCCGGCACCATCGCCCTCAGCGGCGGCATCAACATCCTCGACCTCCCGACGAATACCGCCGGTTACGCCGGTTACGATGGCATGGGACCCTACGAGGAACTCCTCTGGAACGTCCCCTCCGCCAAATACGCCTCCGCCTGGGACACCGGCCGCGCCGCCGCCCTCCAGCAGCCGGTCAAGAACACCAACTTCGTCAGCCGCGGCTCCTACAAGATCGGTGAGCACACCCTCACCGCCGAAGCCGTCATCGGCCGCTCCGACTCCACCAAGAGCTTCTCGCCGAACCAAATCACCTCCGGCACCTCGAGCAGCGCGACCTCCATCAGCCTGCCGTTCCTCAACCTCGCTTACCCGAGCACCGGCGCCGACTACAACCGCGTCTACCAGGCCCTCACCGCCTTCTTCCCCACCAGCGTGATCAACTACGGCCAGCCGATCGCCTTCCGCTGGCGCGCCATGCCGCTCGGCAACCGCGAGATTCGCACCATCAGCGACACCCGCCGCTTCCTCGTCGGCATGGAAGGCCCGCTGCCGTTCTTCCACGACTGGGAATACCGCACCGGTCTCGCCCAGGCCCAGAGCCAGAGCAAATCCAAGCTCATCAGCGGCTACTTCTACGCCTATCCGTTCGCGGCCCTCATCAACACCGGCGTCGTCAGCCCCTTCAGCTTGACGCAGACCCCCGAAGCCCAGGCCGCGCTCGATAAGACGCGCGCCGACGGCGTCCAGCTCTACGGCGGCAAGTTCACCAACACCACGTGGGACCTCACCACCTCCGGCCCGCTCTGGAAACTCCCCGCCGGCGAGATCCAGGCCGCTGTCGGCTTGGACTACCGCAAGGAAGAATACAAATTCAACGGCGCCAGCACCGCGTATGCGACCCCGACCGACGTCCAAAACTACGTCTTCAACGCCCCGTTCGACAACGCCCTCGCCACCGCCGGCACGCTCAGCCGCACCGTGAAGGCCGTCTTCGCCGAACTCCAAGTCCCGATCATCAAGGGCGTCGACCTCAACGTCGCCGGCCGCCGCGACGACTACACCGGCTTCGGCTCCACCACCAACCCGAAGGTCACGCTGCGCATCTCCCCGACTGACAAGATCCTCATCCGCGGCTCCTACAGCACCGGCTTCCGCGTCCCGACCTTCAAGCAGCAGTTCGACCCGTCGTTCGAGTCCGCCTACTCCGGCGCCGACCTCGTCGACCCGACGAACGGCCAGCCGATTCCCGCCAACAGCGTGAACATCATCAGCGGCGGCAAGCCCGACCTCCAACCCGAGGAAGCCGACATGGTCTCCTACGGCGTCGTGATCTCGCCGCTCAAAAACATCACGATCGGCGCCGACTGGTGGTCCGTGAATCGCGACGGCACCATCCAGACCCTCGCGAGCGCCGCGACCCTGCTGGCCAACTACCAGCTCTTCCCCGACCGCATCACCCGCGTCAACGGCACGATCACCAAGCTCGACATGCGCCCGCTCAACGCCGGCTCCACCGAGACCAGCGGCATCGAATACACTGGTCGCGGCGAGTTCGACCTCTTCGGCGGCAAGATCGTCGGCGACGTCAACGTCTCCCAGCTCCTCAAGAAACGCTCCAAGCTCATCGCCTCCGCGCCGTGGGGCAACAGCGAGGTTGGCCGCTTCACCCGCTCCTCCGACATCGGCCTGAAGTGGAAATACACCGCCGCCGTCTCCTATCGTAAAGGCAAGTGGACCGCCCGCCTCAGCCAGCTCTACCGCGCCGGCTACATGGACTACGTGCCGCCCGGCATCGCCAACGGCGCATACCTCGCCAAGGCCACGGAATACAACCCGAAGGTCGGCGAATACATCACCTACAATGCGTCGCTGACCTACCGTTGGAGCAAGGACATCACCATCATCGCCGGCATCAAGAACCTGCTGAACGAAGATCCTCCGTTCTCGATCGCCTACGACACCAACACCGGCGCCGGCAGCTCGTGGGAACCCCGCGTCGCCGATCCGCGCGGCCGCTCCTTCACGCTCTCGGTCGAATACAAGCTGTTCTAA
- a CDS encoding helix-turn-helix transcriptional regulator, protein MPQPAAPDLRKLVSKLPQPNFQLLGRRPAPLPLPANIVCFQRQSANELNKPRRGRALHHRFVLMCALRTAVTVCVDDRNLRLDPGEALLVFPFQFHHYTQAQRPDISWLFVTFELNDAEPLAALRYRPFALTRMLRALVAELVEAYETERTEELPVLLLALLLARMRRLKHPTSHPVPPPAPEPDQGLMIRINQIAQRTGATPSIKELARSLGISSSHLRARFRASCGVSIGRHLRRLRLEQACGLLRLGPQRVSEIAEQCGFGSIYSFSRAFRLAYGISPLAFRHSGKAAPGRRT, encoded by the coding sequence ATGCCACAACCCGCCGCCCCCGACCTGAGGAAACTCGTCTCGAAACTGCCGCAGCCGAACTTCCAGCTGCTCGGCCGCCGACCGGCCCCGCTCCCGTTACCGGCGAACATCGTGTGCTTCCAACGCCAAAGCGCCAACGAGCTCAACAAGCCCCGCCGCGGCCGCGCGCTGCACCACCGCTTCGTGCTCATGTGCGCGCTGCGCACGGCCGTCACCGTGTGCGTCGACGACCGGAATCTCCGGCTCGATCCCGGCGAGGCGCTGTTGGTGTTTCCCTTCCAGTTCCACCACTACACGCAGGCGCAGCGCCCGGATATTTCGTGGCTTTTCGTGACTTTCGAGCTGAACGACGCCGAGCCGCTGGCGGCGCTGCGCTACCGGCCGTTCGCGCTGACGCGCATGCTCCGCGCCCTCGTGGCCGAACTCGTCGAAGCTTACGAGACCGAGCGCACGGAGGAGCTGCCGGTGCTGCTGCTGGCCCTGCTTCTCGCACGCATGCGCCGCCTGAAACACCCGACGTCGCACCCGGTCCCGCCGCCCGCGCCGGAGCCCGACCAGGGGCTGATGATCCGAATCAATCAAATCGCGCAACGCACCGGCGCGACGCCGAGCATCAAGGAGCTGGCCCGCTCGCTCGGCATCAGCTCGAGCCACCTGCGTGCCCGCTTCCGCGCCTCCTGCGGCGTGAGCATCGGGCGGCATCTGCGCCGGCTGCGCCTGGAGCAGGCCTGCGGGTTGTTGCGGCTGGGTCCGCAGCGCGTGTCCGAGATCGCGGAACAATGCGGCTTCGGCTCGATCTACAGTTTCTCGCGCGCGTTCCGCCTGGCCTACGGCATCTCGCCGCTGGCCTTCCGCCACAGCGGCAAGGCCGCACCCGGTCGCCGGACCTGA
- a CDS encoding DUF1460 domain-containing protein codes for MSFSPTRRFAFATLRSFAAGWPATSGRGLIDARTLLPRPEIAGYLAGALLAFTAALMFPAPACAADSAPRPAEQLAAVPLYQFTEPEVGAYLAHLHTTEPDLRQRIVHLARKNLGQPYELYLLGEMPFETYDPQPLYCIAKSDCLVFTEHTLAMALTADWTSFMRLLQRIRYRDGQIGVVTRNHFTETDWNPSNRWLATDITAELAGPRAVKFYEKIDRSRFLKNRYKLDVSIPVEDHRDTFFPYAEAPTLAAQLQDGDIIEVVRGVVKKGAPANDIFGGSAWIGHVGLAAHGPEGTLHIIHSSDPKVREETLAAFIARETAHNAERDAAGKPRLLGFKFLRLAADPLANLKKLDGPDAPHVTLPGGGRL; via the coding sequence ATGTCTTTCTCTCCCACTCGCCGTTTCGCCTTTGCAACACTGCGCTCATTCGCCGCTGGGTGGCCCGCGACCTCCGGGCGCGGGTTGATCGATGCGCGAACTCTCCTCCCGCGCCCGGAGATCGCGGGCTACCTCGCCGGCGCCTTGCTCGCCTTTACGGCAGCCCTTATGTTCCCAGCGCCGGCGTGCGCCGCCGATTCTGCGCCCCGCCCCGCCGAGCAACTCGCCGCCGTTCCCCTCTACCAATTCACCGAGCCCGAAGTCGGCGCCTACCTCGCGCACCTGCACACCACCGAGCCCGACCTGCGCCAGCGCATCGTCCACCTCGCGCGCAAAAACCTCGGCCAGCCCTACGAGCTCTACCTCCTCGGCGAAATGCCGTTCGAGACCTACGATCCGCAGCCGCTCTACTGCATCGCCAAGAGCGACTGCCTCGTCTTCACCGAGCACACGCTCGCCATGGCGCTCACGGCCGACTGGACGAGCTTCATGCGCCTGCTCCAACGCATCCGCTACCGCGACGGCCAGATCGGCGTCGTCACCCGCAACCATTTCACCGAGACCGACTGGAATCCCTCCAACCGCTGGCTCGCCACCGACATTACCGCCGAACTCGCCGGCCCGCGCGCCGTGAAGTTCTACGAGAAGATCGACCGCTCCCGCTTCCTTAAAAACCGCTACAAGCTCGACGTCTCCATCCCGGTCGAGGACCACCGCGACACCTTCTTCCCCTACGCCGAGGCGCCCACGCTCGCCGCGCAGCTCCAGGACGGCGACATCATCGAAGTCGTCCGTGGCGTCGTGAAAAAAGGCGCGCCCGCCAACGATATCTTCGGCGGCAGCGCCTGGATCGGCCACGTCGGTCTCGCTGCGCACGGCCCCGAGGGCACGCTGCACATCATCCACTCCTCCGATCCGAAGGTCCGCGAAGAAACGCTCGCCGCCTTCATCGCCCGCGAAACCGCGCACAACGCCGAGCGCGATGCCGCCGGCAAGCCGCGCCTCCTCGGCTTCAAGTTCCTCCGCCTCGCCGCCGACCCACTCGCCAATCTCAAAAAACTCGACGGCCCCGACGCCCCGCATGTCACTCTCCCGGGTGGCGGCCGGCTCTGA
- a CDS encoding hydrolase — MSIPAAISSLPSRRAELVALLERWAAINSGSSHAIGLARMAAELRATFAAAFPAAQFEELSADAEGYNPPGVKALRFRLRPSAPLQVFLCGHYDTVYGADDPFQTCRWLDADTLNGPGVTDMKGGLVVLLAALQAFEQTPHAAQIGWEILLTPDEETGTHGTRHLFEEAAKRHHFGFVFEPARPSGDIIHSRKGTGGAIVTCHGRASHAAKIPNDGRSAILGLAAFALAASKIPAELPGTLVNVGNIKGGSPATNVVPDFAQAELDLRVTQMSDEPQLFARLRAVAAEVAATYEVKFDLNLWLNRPPKENHATEAKLFPEFQRAAFDVGLKPFNWVHGGGASDGNFLGAAGLPCFDGIGPEGDHLHSAREYCRVATIAPRAQNVALFLHRLASGETPFPR; from the coding sequence ATGTCCATTCCTGCTGCGATCTCCTCGCTCCCGTCGCGCCGCGCCGAACTCGTCGCGCTCCTCGAACGCTGGGCCGCCATCAACTCCGGTTCGAGCCACGCCATCGGCCTCGCTCGCATGGCCGCCGAACTCCGCGCAACCTTTGCCGCCGCGTTCCCCGCCGCGCAATTCGAGGAACTCTCCGCCGACGCCGAAGGCTACAACCCGCCGGGCGTGAAAGCGCTCCGCTTCCGCCTCCGCCCGAGCGCGCCGCTCCAAGTTTTCCTCTGCGGTCACTACGACACCGTCTACGGCGCCGACGACCCGTTCCAGACCTGCCGCTGGCTCGATGCCGACACGCTCAACGGCCCCGGCGTCACCGACATGAAAGGCGGCCTCGTCGTCCTGCTCGCCGCGCTCCAAGCCTTCGAGCAAACCCCGCACGCCGCGCAAATCGGCTGGGAAATCCTGCTCACGCCCGACGAGGAAACCGGCACGCACGGCACGCGCCACCTTTTCGAGGAAGCCGCGAAGCGCCACCACTTCGGCTTCGTCTTCGAGCCCGCGCGCCCGAGCGGTGACATCATCCACTCGCGCAAAGGCACCGGCGGCGCCATCGTCACCTGCCACGGTCGCGCGTCGCACGCCGCGAAAATTCCCAACGACGGCCGCAGCGCCATCCTCGGCCTCGCCGCCTTCGCCCTCGCCGCCTCGAAGATTCCCGCCGAGCTGCCCGGCACGCTCGTCAACGTCGGCAACATCAAGGGCGGCTCGCCCGCCACGAACGTTGTCCCCGATTTCGCCCAAGCCGAGCTCGACCTCCGCGTCACGCAGATGAGCGACGAGCCGCAACTTTTCGCCCGCCTTCGCGCCGTCGCCGCCGAAGTCGCCGCCACTTACGAGGTGAAATTCGACCTCAACCTCTGGCTCAACCGTCCGCCCAAGGAAAACCACGCGACCGAGGCGAAACTCTTCCCCGAGTTCCAACGCGCCGCGTTCGACGTCGGCCTGAAGCCCTTCAACTGGGTCCATGGCGGCGGCGCGTCCGATGGCAACTTCCTCGGCGCGGCCGGCCTCCCGTGCTTCGACGGCATCGGCCCCGAAGGCGACCACCTCCACAGCGCCCGCGAATACTGCCGCGTCGCCACGATCGCGCCGCGCGCGCAAAACGTTGCCCTCTTCCTGCACCGCCTCGCGAGCGGCGAGACCCCGTTCCCCAGGTAG